The genomic region GCACTTTACGTGCGTTACGTTCTTCGCTCATTGTTGGCCTCCTTCCTGATTACGGACGGATTGTACATCCTATCCCTAATTAACCGATTCCCAATTCTCTCTCACGGATAATGGTTTTAGCACGAGCTATTTCTTTCCGCACATCACGGATGCGAGTCGGGTTATCCAGCTGACCGGTAGCTAATTGAAAGCGGAGGTTAAAGAGTTCTTCTTTAAATCCGGCAATCTTTTGCTCGATTTCAGCAGAGGTTAGGTTGCGAAATTCACTAGCTTTCATTTGCTTCACCACCCAATTCTTCACGTTTCACGAACTTCGTTTTGATTGGCAGTTTGTGAGCGGCAAGACGCATTGCTTCGCGTGCAATTTCCTCCGGTACACCAGCAAGTTCAAACATGATCTTACCTGGTTTCACTACTGCAACCCATTTTTCTACGTTACCTTTACCGCTACCCATCCGAACCTCGAGAGGCTTTTGAGTGATTGGTTTGTCTGGGAAAATTTTGATCCAAACTTTACCACCACGTTTGATGTAACGAGTCATCGCAATACGAGCCGCTTCGATCTGACGGTTCGTAATCCAAGCCGGTTCCGTAGCTTGCAGACCGTATTCGCCAAAGTTCAGAGTCGTTCCGCCTTTAGCTTGGCCCTTCATATGTCCACGTTGTTGCTTACGGTGTTTTACACGTTTTGGTACCAACATGATTAGTTGCCTCCTTCCTTAGCAGCTTGTTTCTTAGCCGTAGGAAGAACCTCTCCACGATAGATCCATACTTTTACGCCGATACGTCCGTAAGTAGTATGAGCCTCTGCTGTACCATAGTCAATGTCAGCACGCAGTGTGTGCAGTGGAACAGTTCCTTCGCTGTAGCCTTCAGAACGTGCGATCTCAGCACCGCCAAGACGTCCGCCTACTTGAGTTTTGATACCTTTAGCACCAGAGCGCATAGTTCTTTGAATTGCTTGTTTCAGAGCACGACGGAAAGAAACGCGACGTTCCAATTGTTGTGCAATGCTTTCAGCTACAAGAACAGCGTCCAGGTCTTGGTTCTTAATTTCAGAAATGTTGATGTGTACTTTTTTACCGCCAGCAATTTTCGTAATTTGGTTACGAAGATTTTCAACTTCCGAACCACCCTTACCAATAACCATACCTGGTTTAGCAGTGTGAATCGTTACGTTTACGCGGTTAGCCGCTCTCTCAATTTCTACACGAGATAAAGCGGAGTCTTTCAATTTATTTTTCAGGAATTCACGAATTTTCACGTCTTCCATCAAAAGATCACCGAAGTCTTTGCCTGCATACCACTTAGATTCCCAGTCACGGATAATTCCGACACGGAGTCCGACTGGATTTACCTTTTGGCCCACACATTTCCCCTCCTTCTACTTCTCAGATACCACCAAAGTGATGTGGCTAGTACGTTTGTTAATACGACTTGCACGTCCCATTGCACGAGGGCGGAAACGTTTCATTGTCGGTCCTTGGTTCACGTAAGCTTGCGAGATAACCAAGTTATTAACATCTAAAGAATAGTTATGTTCCGCATTCGCAATAGCGGAGTTAAGCAACTTCTCAACGATAGGAGAAGCGGATTTCGGAGTGTGACGGAGAATGGCAACCGCCTCACCTACTTGCTTGCCGCGAATCAAGTCAACAACGAGTTGAACTTTACGAGGAGCAATCCGGATAAACTTAGCATGTGCTTTTGCTTCCATTGTGTAACCTCCTCTCAAACATTAAAGATGTTCATTTATCTTCTTGTTTTCTTATCATCATCAGTATGGCCTTTGTACGTACGGGTTGGAGCGAACTCACCCAGTTTGTGTCCAACCATGTCCTCAGTTACATACACTGGCACGTGTTTACGACCATCGTAAACGCCAAATGTGTGTCCGATGAATTGTGGGAAAATTGTAGAACGACGGGACCAGGTTTTGATTACGTTCTTCTTACCTGAAGCTTCCATCTCTTCTACCTTTTTGAGCATGTAGCCATCAATGAATGGCCCTTTTTTCAAACTGCGACCCATGTGGAGATCCTCCCTTCAAACGTAGCTATTATGCATCCGCAGATGCCTCACGAAGTTATGCACAGTGTGTATTACTTCGTGCGGCGGCGAATGATGTATTTATCAGAAGCTTTATTTTTCTTACGCGTTTTGTAACCAAGAGTAGGTTTACCCCATGGTGACATTGGCGATTTACGTCCGATTGGAGCACGACCTTCACCACCACCGTGTGGGTGATCGTTAGGGTTCATTACTACACCACGAACCTCAGGACGTTTACCCAACCAACGGCTACGACCGGCTTTACCGATTTTGATGAGCTCGTGGTCTTGGTTACCAACAGATCCGATTGTCGCGCGGCAAACTTTCAAAATACGACGAACTTCTCCGGAAGAGAGACGAACGGAAACGTATTTTTCTTCTTTACCAAGCAATTGAGCTTCTGTACCAGCAGCACGAACCAATTGTCCGCCTTTACCTGGTTTCAACTCGATGTTATGGATAACGGTACCTACTGGAATGTTTTCAAGCGGCAGTGCGTTACCGATTTTGATGTCTGATTCAGGTCCGGAGAATACTTGATCTCCAACTTTCAAACCTTTAGGAGCGATGATATAACGTTTCTCACCATCAGCGTAGTGAATCAGAGCGATGTTAGATGTACGGTTCGGGTCATACTCAATCGTAGCAACGCGGCCCGGTATTCCATCTTTAGTACGTTTGAAGTCGATGATACGGTATTTACGTTTGTGTCCACCACCATGGTGACGAACTGTAATTTTACCTTGGTTGTTGCGGCCTGCTTGTTTGCTCAACGGGGCCAACAACGATTTCTCCGGCTGATTTGTGGTGATTTCCTCAAATGTAGAAACGGACATGTTCCGTCTTGCCGGGGATGTTGGTTTATACTTTTTGATTGGCACTGGGTTTCCCTCCTTACTTCAAAAATTCAATTATACAGTTTCAAAGAACTCAAGCGTTTTGCTGTCTTTTGTCAGCGTTACAAACGCTTTTTTCCATTCGCTAGTATATCCGGAATAACGTCCGTACCGTTTTGGCTTAGCTGGAACACGAAGCGTGTTCACGTTTTTCACTTTTACGTTGAAAATAGCTTCTACTGCCTTTTTGATCTCGGTTTTGTTTGCACGGATATCGACTTCAAATACATATTTCAAGTCGTTCATCATGTCAGCAGTACGTTCCGTAATAATCGGACGTTTTACAATATCACGAGGATCCTTCATTACGCGAGCACCTCCTCTACCTTCTGAACTGCTTCTTTCGTAATGATCAATTTGTCGTGCGAAAGCACGTCAAGAACATTAATGCCGTCAGCAGCTACGAATTTCACGCCTGGAATATTCCGTGCGGAAAGAGCTACATTATCATCATAGCTAGGAGCTACGATCAAAGCTTTACGTCCCACTTTGAGGTTACTCAAGATGGCTGCGAATTCTTTAGTTTTAGGCGTGCTCAACGTGAGAGCGTCCAAAACGATAATGTCATTGTCAAGCACTTTAGATGAAAGGGCTGATTTGATCGCCAAGCGGCGAACTTTCTTAGGCAGTTTATACGCATAGCTCCGTGGTGTTGGACCAAATACGATACCGCCGCCTTTCCATTGTGGTGAACGAATTGAACCTTGACGAGCGCGACCTGTACCTTTTTGTTTCCAAGGCTTACGTCCACCGCCACGTACTTCAGAACGTCCTTTTACTTTGTGGGTACCTTGACGAAGGGAAGCGCGTTGCATAAGAACTGCATCGTACAGAACGTGTTGGTTCGGTTCAATTCCGAAAACCGCATCGTTCAATTCAACTTCGCCTACTTGGCTACCATCTACATTGTAAACTGATACTTTTGGCATTTTGTGTTCCTCCTTTCTTCAGTGGTTATTTTTTCACCGTTTCTTTAACTTTAATGAGACTGTTTTTCGGTCCAGGAATGGAACCTTTCACGAGCAACACGTTACGCTCAGCGTCTACTTTAACTACTTCAAGACGTTGGATTGTAACTGTGTCATGTCCCATGTGTCCTGGCAGGCGTTTGCCTTTAGGAACGCGGTTAGCTTGGATCGAACCCATTGAACCAGGGCCACGGTGGTAACGCGAACCGTGTGACATAGGTCCAGTGCTTTGTCCCCAACGTTTGATAACGCCGGCAAAACCTTTACCTTTAGAAATACCCGTTACGTCAACGAATTCGCCTTCAGCGAAAATGTCAGCTTTCAGTTCTTGGCCAACTTCATATTCTGCGATGTTGATACCGCGAACTTCACGAACGTAGCGCTTAGGGGCAGTGTTCGCTTTTTTAGCGTGACCTGCTTCTGGCTTGTTAGCATTTTTCTCTTTCTTATCGGAGTAACCGATTTGAATCGCTTCGTAGCCATCATTCTCAATGTCTTTCTTTTGCAAAACAACACAAGGGCCTGCTTCGATAACCGTTACTGGAACTACGTTACCTTCAGGAGTAAATACTTGAGTCATTCCGAGTTTTTTTCCTAAGATTGCTTTCATGTTGACACCTCTTTTCCTTTATACATGGTCTTTGTTGTAGCTTGTATTACAATTTAATTTCGATATCTACACCGGACGGCAGATCCAAGCGCATCAAGGCATCCACAGTTTGTGGAGTCGGGTTAACGATGTCGATCAAACGCTTATGTGTGCGTTGTTCGAATTGCTCCCGAGAATCCTTGTACTTGTGCACCGCACGAAGAATAGTAATGATTTGTTTTTCAGTAGGAAGCGGAATCGGACCGGATACACCTGCACCCGAACGTTTTGCTGTTTCAACAATTTTCTCCGCGGATTGATCAAGAATTCTGTGGTCGTAAGCTTTCAAACGAATACGAATTTTTTGCTTTGCCATTTTAGTCCCTCCTTCTATCGCCCAATTTTTTATCGGACATACTCCGTGAAAATTTTCTAGCCACTGTCCCATGGCAAAGGGGCCGGGTGTGCCAGTAACCTCTCACATCATCGCAACGTCACAGAACAACATTCATTATTATATAGAAAAGATGGGCGTATTGCAAGCATATTTAAGAAAAACATTTAAACTTATCTTTTCTGACGAAATGACTTCGTTTATTGCAGTGTTTTTCTTCAATATCCAGGCTGCCTTGCCAATCCTTCTAAACTCGTAAATGATGTTCATTTCGTATGACGCAGGTTCCGAAACTTTACACATAATAAAAGAGTTCTTTATCCGATGTCGGATAAAGAACTCTTCCGAAGCTTCGTTACAATACAATGTTACTCGTTCCAGTACACTGTTGCATATGCTTTATTCAGCGTTAAGCCGAATTATTTTTGGATAGATGCTACGGAACCGGCACCTACTGTACGTCCGCCTTCACGAATGGAGAACTTAGTTCCTTCTTCAATCGCGATTGGGGAGATCAGGGAAACAGTAACAGTGATGTTATCACCAGGCATTACCATTTCAGTACCTTCAGGCAAGTTGATGATGCCTGTTACGTCAGTTGTACGGAAGTAGAACTGTGGACGGTAACCAGTGAAGAATGGTTTGTGACGTCCGCCCTCTTCTTTAGTCAGAACGTAGATTTGAGCTGTGAATTCTGTGTGAGGCTTAACAGAACCCGGTTTAGCCAAAACTTGGCCACGCTCGATGTTGTTACGGTCAACACCACGAAGAAGTGCTCCGATGTTGTCACCAGCTTGAGCGGAATCCAGCAATTTGCGGAACATCTCAACGCCTGTTACAACAGATTTTTTAGTTTCTTCAGTGATACCAACGATTTCAATCTCTTCGCCGACTTTAACAGTACCACGCTCTACACGGCCAGTAGCAACAGTACCACGACCAGTGATGGAGAATACGTCCTCGACAGGCATCAAGAAAGGCTTGTCAGTTTGACGCTCAGGCAGTGGGATATAAGTGTCGATCTCTTTGAACATCTCAACGATTTTTTGAGCCCATTCGCCATCTGGGTTTGCCAGTGCTTCACGAGCGGATCCACGAGTGATTGGAGTATCGTCACCTGGGAACTCATATTCGTTAAGAAGGTCGCGAACTTCCATCTCAACCAATTCCAACAACTCTTCGTCTTCAACCATGTCACATTTGTTCAAGAATACAACAATGTAAGGTACGCCTACTTGACGGGAGAGCAAGATGTGCTCACGAGTTTGTGGCATTGGGCCGTCAGCTGCGGATACTACCAAGATAGCTCCGTCCATTTGTGCCGCGCCAGTGATCATGTTTTTAACATAGTCGGCGTGACCTGGGCAGTCTACGTGAGCGTAGTGACGAGTGTCAGTTTCGTACTCAACGTGTGCTGTGGAGATAGTGATACCGCGCTCGC from Paenibacillus sp. FSL R5-0341 harbors:
- the rplB gene encoding 50S ribosomal protein L2 produces the protein MPIKKYKPTSPARRNMSVSTFEEITTNQPEKSLLAPLSKQAGRNNQGKITVRHHGGGHKRKYRIIDFKRTKDGIPGRVATIEYDPNRTSNIALIHYADGEKRYIIAPKGLKVGDQVFSGPESDIKIGNALPLENIPVGTVIHNIELKPGKGGQLVRAAGTEAQLLGKEEKYVSVRLSSGEVRRILKVCRATIGSVGNQDHELIKIGKAGRSRWLGKRPEVRGVVMNPNDHPHGGGEGRAPIGRKSPMSPWGKPTLGYKTRKKNKASDKYIIRRRTK
- the rplD gene encoding 50S ribosomal protein L4, giving the protein MPKVSVYNVDGSQVGEVELNDAVFGIEPNQHVLYDAVLMQRASLRQGTHKVKGRSEVRGGGRKPWKQKGTGRARQGSIRSPQWKGGGIVFGPTPRSYAYKLPKKVRRLAIKSALSSKVLDNDIIVLDALTLSTPKTKEFAAILSNLKVGRKALIVAPSYDDNVALSARNIPGVKFVAADGINVLDVLSHDKLIITKEAVQKVEEVLA
- the rplP gene encoding 50S ribosomal protein L16 is translated as MLVPKRVKHRKQQRGHMKGQAKGGTTLNFGEYGLQATEPAWITNRQIEAARIAMTRYIKRGGKVWIKIFPDKPITQKPLEVRMGSGKGNVEKWVAVVKPGKIMFELAGVPEEIAREAMRLAAHKLPIKTKFVKREELGGEANES
- the tuf gene encoding elongation factor Tu, with translation MAKAKYERNKPHVNIGTIGHVDHGKTTLTAAITTVLSKTYGGAAVAFDQIDKAPEERERGITISTAHVEYETDTRHYAHVDCPGHADYVKNMITGAAQMDGAILVVSAADGPMPQTREHILLSRQVGVPYIVVFLNKCDMVEDEELLELVEMEVRDLLNEYEFPGDDTPITRGSAREALANPDGEWAQKIVEMFKEIDTYIPLPERQTDKPFLMPVEDVFSITGRGTVATGRVERGTVKVGEEIEIVGITEETKKSVVTGVEMFRKLLDSAQAGDNIGALLRGVDRNNIERGQVLAKPGSVKPHTEFTAQIYVLTKEEGGRHKPFFTGYRPQFYFRTTDVTGIINLPEGTEMVMPGDNITVTVSLISPIAIEEGTKFSIREGGRTVGAGSVASIQK
- the rplC gene encoding 50S ribosomal protein L3 produces the protein MKAILGKKLGMTQVFTPEGNVVPVTVIEAGPCVVLQKKDIENDGYEAIQIGYSDKKEKNANKPEAGHAKKANTAPKRYVREVRGINIAEYEVGQELKADIFAEGEFVDVTGISKGKGFAGVIKRWGQSTGPMSHGSRYHRGPGSMGSIQANRVPKGKRLPGHMGHDTVTIQRLEVVKVDAERNVLLVKGSIPGPKNSLIKVKETVKK
- the rpsS gene encoding 30S ribosomal protein S19, with translation MGRSLKKGPFIDGYMLKKVEEMEASGKKNVIKTWSRRSTIFPQFIGHTFGVYDGRKHVPVYVTEDMVGHKLGEFAPTRTYKGHTDDDKKTRR
- the rpsC gene encoding 30S ribosomal protein S3, which translates into the protein MGQKVNPVGLRVGIIRDWESKWYAGKDFGDLLMEDVKIREFLKNKLKDSALSRVEIERAANRVNVTIHTAKPGMVIGKGGSEVENLRNQITKIAGGKKVHINISEIKNQDLDAVLVAESIAQQLERRVSFRRALKQAIQRTMRSGAKGIKTQVGGRLGGAEIARSEGYSEGTVPLHTLRADIDYGTAEAHTTYGRIGVKVWIYRGEVLPTAKKQAAKEGGN
- the rplW gene encoding 50S ribosomal protein L23; protein product: MKDPRDIVKRPIITERTADMMNDLKYVFEVDIRANKTEIKKAVEAIFNVKVKNVNTLRVPAKPKRYGRYSGYTSEWKKAFVTLTKDSKTLEFFETV
- the rpmC gene encoding 50S ribosomal protein L29, whose protein sequence is MKASEFRNLTSAEIEQKIAGFKEELFNLRFQLATGQLDNPTRIRDVRKEIARAKTIIRERELGIG
- the rpsJ gene encoding 30S ribosomal protein S10 is translated as MAKQKIRIRLKAYDHRILDQSAEKIVETAKRSGAGVSGPIPLPTEKQIITILRAVHKYKDSREQFEQRTHKRLIDIVNPTPQTVDALMRLDLPSGVDIEIKL
- the rplV gene encoding 50S ribosomal protein L22, which codes for MEAKAHAKFIRIAPRKVQLVVDLIRGKQVGEAVAILRHTPKSASPIVEKLLNSAIANAEHNYSLDVNNLVISQAYVNQGPTMKRFRPRAMGRASRINKRTSHITLVVSEK